From Roseateles sp. SL47:
GCCGCCCAGGCCGCCATGGCCAGACCGGAGTCGCCCAGACCCAGCACCAAGGCGGGTCGATCCTGGAAGAGCGCGGGGAAGTCCATCGTGTTCCGTCCCGTTCCGCTCAGCGCAGCTTGAGGCTGGCCAGACCGACCAGGCACAGCAGCATGGTGATGATCCAGAACCGGACCACCACCTGGGTCTCTTTCCAGCCGGACTTTTCGAAGTGATGGTGCAGCGGCGCCATCTTGAAGATGCGCCGGCCCTCCCCATACTTCTTCTTGGTGTATTTGAACCAGCTCACCTGCAGCATCACCGACAGGACTTCCGCCACAAACACACCGCCCATGATGCCCAGCACGATCTCCTGGCGCGTGATCACCGCCAGCGTGCCCAGGCCGCCGCCCAGCGCCAGAGCGCCGACGTCGCCCATGAACACCTGAGCCGGATGGGTGTTGAACCACAGGAAGGCCAGGCCCGCACCCGCCAGCGCGGCGCAGAAGATCAGCAACTCACCGGCGCCCGGGATGTAAGGGAACAGCAGGTAGCGGCTGTAGACCGACGACCCGGTGACATAGGCAAACACGCCCAACGCCGAACCAACCATCACCACCGGCATGATGGCCAGGCCATCCAGACCGTCGGTGAAGTTCACCGCATTGCTGGTGCCCACGATCACCAGATAGGACAAGCCGATGAAACCGAAGACGCCCAGCGGATAGCTGATCGACTTGAAGAACGGCAGCATCAGGTCGGCCTTGGGCGGCAGCTCGGTGGAGAAGCCACTGGAGACCCATCGGAAGAACAGCTCCACCACGTTGTAGAAGCTCGTTTCCGACACGCTGAAGGCCAGATAGATGGCGGCGATCAGGCCGATGATCGACTGCCAGAAGAATTTCTCGCGGCTGCGCATGCCCTCCGGGTCCTTGTTGACCACCTTGCGGTAGTCATCCACCCAGCCGATGGCACCAAAGCCCATGGTGACCAGCATCACCACCCAGACGAAGCGGTTGGACCAGTCGAACCACAGCAGCGTCGAGACGCCGATCCCGATCAGGATCAGCACCCCGCCCATGGTGGGCGTGCCACTCTTGGACAGATGCTGCTGCACCCCATATTCTCGAATGGGCTGGCCGATCTTCAGTTCGGTCAG
This genomic window contains:
- the mraY gene encoding phospho-N-acetylmuramoyl-pentapeptide-transferase, whose protein sequence is MLLSLAQWLQTYFPELGFLRVFNYITFRAVMAALTALLIGLAFGPWVIRRLTELKIGQPIREYGVQQHLSKSGTPTMGGVLILIGIGVSTLLWFDWSNRFVWVVMLVTMGFGAIGWVDDYRKVVNKDPEGMRSREKFFWQSIIGLIAAIYLAFSVSETSFYNVVELFFRWVSSGFSTELPPKADLMLPFFKSISYPLGVFGFIGLSYLVIVGTSNAVNFTDGLDGLAIMPVVMVGSALGVFAYVTGSSVYSRYLLFPYIPGAGELLIFCAALAGAGLAFLWFNTHPAQVFMGDVGALALGGGLGTLAVITRQEIVLGIMGGVFVAEVLSVMLQVSWFKYTKKKYGEGRRIFKMAPLHHHFEKSGWKETQVVVRFWIITMLLCLVGLASLKLR